The genomic stretch ATTGTCGGTAATTTATTGTCTttaactttatttctctttttccaGTCTAAAAAAGTCTTCCAATACTTAGAATAGATCGATCTGGTTACTTTCTTTCTGCTATTCAGAACCGTCTTGATCACTCTGTCTGACAGGCCCTTGGACTTCAGAACATCCCTTTCAGAAACCACGCTTTTAGATGCAGATTTGGAACATGTACCCATCTGTGTTCCTCTTGATCTAAAAGTAATTCCTCCAGAGGGAGGAGTAAAGgatcttttttcagcatttttagtaACAACGGGTACCATGATCGTTTTGGCCAATCTGGTGCTATTAATATCAGAGTCATTCTGGACAGTTTCAACTTCTGTAATACAAGAGGAATCAAGGGGATTGGTGGAAAGGCATATGCTTTGCTGAAGATCCAATCTTGGGCCAACGCATCTATTGCACATGCTCCCTTCGGATCTAGAGAGAAAAACCTTCTGCACTGAGAGTTCGTCTGATTGGCAAAAAGGTCTATTTCGGGCCACCCCCATCTGGCCGTTATCATTCTGAATACTTCCGGGTTGAGCCTCAGCTCGGAATTTGACAGTCTTTGTCTGCTTAGAAGGTCGGCCATTCGATGTAATGTCCCTTTCAGATGGACTGCTGTTAACGATAGCagattcagctctgcccaatctaAGATCTTCAGTGACACTTCTAGGAGTTTTCTGGACCTTGTCCCTCCTTGTTTGTTCAGATAGGCTACTACTGTTATGTTGTCTGAACGAACCTGAAGATGATGCCCCTTTAGACACTCTGATGCTTGTAATAGGGCCATATGAACTGCCTTCATTTCTCTGAAGTTGgatgactctccccttactgggtCTGTCCATGACCCTTGCAGGTATAGTCCGTCCACATGGGCTCCCCAACCCATCAAACTTGCGTCTGTTGTTATAATCTTTGTTGGAGGAGACCGCCATAGTCTTCCTAACTGAAGATTTTTTATATCCATCCACCAAGGCAGTGATTCCTTTACCCAGGTTGGTATTGATAACACGCTTTCTAAATCGCCCTGATTTCTGTTCGTTTTCCAGTAGCCAGTTCTGGAGAACTCTTACGTGAGCCATTGCCCAATCTACTGCTGGTGCTGTTGAGGTTAGAAGACCCACTATACTCATGCACTGCCGTACTGAGATGGCGTCTGCCTCTAGAAGGCTGACTATTGTCGACTGCACTTTTGTCACCTTGTCCTCTGGCAAGAACAGTCTTTGAAGGGGTGAATTTATTATGAACCCCAAAAATTTGATCACCTGGGATGGATCCAGATGTGACTTTTGGTAATTTACTAACCAACCCAGGGTTTCTAACTGACCTAACACCCTCTTCAGATCTCTTTGAAGCAGTACCGCATTGTCTGCTAGAACTAATAGGTCGTCCAGATAAGGGATTATTATAATGttctggagatgaagatttcctaCCACCTCTGCCATTACTTTCGTAAACACTCTTGGTGCTGAAGATATTCCGAAAGGAAGGCACGAGAATTGATAATGCAGCACTCCACCGTCTCCTTGTACACTGAATCTTAGGTACTTTTGAGACTCCCTTCTGATTGGGATGTGCCAATAAGCGTCTGTCAGATCTATGTTCACCATAAACACGTCTGCATTCAGTAAGTTCCTCATCGTATACACAGTTTCCATTCTGAACTTTTCGTATACAATAAAGGGGTTTAGTGGTTTTAAGTTCAGAATCATTCTGAATTTTCCGGTTGGCTTTTTGATCAGAAAAATTCGAGAATAGAACCCTCggtttctttcctgaggtggtACCTCTTTTATGACATTTCTGTCCATCATGTCTCTTAGTAATTCCTGTAATGCCATCCTGACTTCTCTGTCTTTCGGCATTAAAGTCTTTACAAATCTCACCGGGGGCTTTTTTATGAATCTTATCTTGTACCCGTCTTTTATTAGGTCTAAAATGAATTGATTCGAGGTTATCTTTCTCCACTCTGGATAAAAGCGAGATAACCTGccccctactttcagcctggcgtCACTGGTGCTTGCTTTGGGGCTCCGCTGGCTTATGCAGCGGAGTCCTCCTAGGCCCTTCCTTATTAAGTGGCCAAGTCCTTCTTTTTTGGACCCCTTTATCTCTCGCCTGGTTATTGCGGCGAAAAAAGGGCCTATTCGGCTTGAATTTCTTTTTCTTCGGAAATGATAATTTCCTGCTTGCCGTCTTCTCCAAGACTTCTTGGAGCTGAGGGCCAAATAACAGATCCCCCGTAAAGGGTAGATTACATGCCTTAGACTTGGACGATTGGCTACCGTCCCATGTCTTGAGCCACAGATTTCTGCGGGCATTATTAACTAGTGCTGTTGTCTTTGCTGTAACTCTTAGTGACTCTGTTGAAGCATCAGTAACATAATTATTAGATTTCTTAACAACACTCAGAGCTTCTAAAATGTCCTTTTTAGGAGCATCAGTTTTGACTAATTCTTCCACCCTCTCTATCCATAATAAAGTGGTCCTAGAGACACAGGTGGTGGCTGCAGCAGGCTTAAAGTTAGTTACTGCTGCTGTATAAGCTTTTTTAAGTGACAAATCAATTTTCTTGTCTGCTGGGTCTTTAAGGAAACCCAAATCCTCAAAAGCAAGTTCATTCTCCCTATTCATTAGACTGAACGCTGCGTCTAACTTGGGACAACCTTCCCATAGTTTTGCATCTTCTTCTGAAAAGGGGAATCGCTTTCTAAACCCTCTGgaaataaaaagttttttctcTGGGTATTTCCATTGCGTATTAATTAGGTTTTTTGTTGAGGGATGTACAGGAAAATTTAAATGTGGTGTGGGATCCATACCAGAATATAATTTATCATGTATGGACACAGGAGCGGGAGTGGTCTGATTAATATTCAAGGTAGTGTGAATAGCCCGCACTAATTCATCAGTCTCTTCCACcagaaatctgaatcttgaaaacatAAGTTTCTCATCCGTATCACTTTGATCTGACATATCATCCTGTGATAAATCCCTGTTAACCTGTCCTCCAGGAAGAACATCCTgtatttcctcttcttcttcttcatctgaagAAATTAAACGTCTTGTAGTTTTTACAAGAGCTTTTCTTGGCTTAGGATTCTCCTTGGGAATAACTGCCACAGGAGGTACCACAGGAGCTGACCCTGTAGgcagattttccctgaatgctctaAATGTCTCTACCATTTCATGCCTCATGGTAGTCATAAACTCTTTGCAGGAGGCAGTATTCTCTTCATTAATTAACTTTGTAATACATCCTTGGCAAGATGCTTTTGTCCAGCTAGTTGGCAAAACAACCTTACAGACAAGGCAACTCCTGGACCTGTTAGAGCTATCGGATAAGTCCGAAGTCTCCTGAAAAACATATGAAGAGAATAATACCATGAGATTAATTACTATAATTCATTAAAGCCTGTAATTAATCACATAAATCCTCTCCTGAACAGAGGTGATGTTTATTCATATATACTCTGTGTATATAGTGAGCTGTTTACCAAAAAAAGGAATATCATTATCTGTAAAATAAGCTTAAgtacagcaatcagacagataattTAGGATGCATATCAACTCAAGTGTAGCTCATCTAGACAGAATGTAGATGCATACAGCTGCTAAAATGTattgcaggagagagagaggaaaaaaattttttttttttttttttaaacttaatataTTTGGTGATACTGCACCAATAAATCCCTCCTGCAAACTTAGAAGGAAAACATCCAACATTATATGCAGCTGACCCAGTATCCAGCTCACTCCCCACAATGAATGCACCATGTAGTTAACATTCATTCAGGTAGCTAAGCAACAATTACTTATGCAAAACACATTGAGCTGCACAAAAACCAATCAGTCACATGTgaacaaatgcttttctgaacTATCAGGACTTTTACAATACTTAAACTGGTAACAAACATCTTGCTCCATTTAAGTAATCAAATCACCAAGTAGTCTAACATGCTTTTTCTGATCTATTAATTAAACTTAAGATCAGTGCAGTTATCCATGTTTAACTGGTTTTAAACAACAATGTGCCACCACAAAAAGACAGCTTCAGCAAATATCCTTGATCTAGCCACTGTCATTCATATGCTGACTAAATACATCTGAGCAGCATAATCAAACCTCAGACCAGTGCGGCGACCAGTCAGACCGTGATCAAACGCGGCTCCCCACAAGATCTCCGCCGGCTTACCTGATCCTGAAGTTTTCGTGCGTCCATCCTCGGCAAAGGCCAAACGCTAAGTGCCACAAGGAACGCACACAACGCTGTTTTGCAGCCGCGCAAAATGCGGAAGTGAAGTCACTCGTCGGCGGAAGTACCGCTAGACTGGGGGCAAAGCCATCCTTCCTCCGTGCAGAGCCGATATTCCCCCACCGCTGCGTCCAGGACCTCCGTCAGGGCTGCTCCGCGTTGTCCTCCCTCTAGCACGCACAGCCGCTCAGGTGGCTGCTAGAGGGGAAAAACCTGTTTAAGCAGGTAAGGAGCTTTCTGCTGCAACAATATTCCAACCCTCCAGGGTAGTGAAGCAGGCTCCCTCAGGGAACTATTACCAGCCTCAGCACTCCCAGGCTGCTGACCAGCTAGCTCCCTTTACAGAGCTCATGTTCccagggaaggaaacacacaactgaggtgtggatacctgggaacagatttatagagctcacgctgggtgtttcctgtttctggggggcggagcccaaatctcaatgtcactgtcctggagggttggacgaaaaaagtcatttttttgacaaaattcatgtcttttttgatgaatataataaaaagtaaaactcgcagcagcaatcaaatagcatcaaaagaaagctgtattagtgacaagaaaaggaggtaaaattcatttaggtggtaggttttatgaccgagcaataaaccgtgaaagctgcagtggtctgaatggagaaaaaggctctggtccttaaggggcgaaaagactgtggtcccgaagtggttaaatcatttataaataaattgtaaaaattaagcacttttctcCATTAAATTATTTTGATTGCATTTCCTCTAAGTGAACACACCAGGAACTAAAACCTCTCTGTGGTGGTACACTGGGTACGCCCACAAATTGCTGGGCGATTAAATAAGAAACTTTTAAAATTTCCGATGTTGTAAAAGGAATATATCAGGAAAAGCCATATTTTGGACCATTATGGCAACAcatgatcatattgccctgcccaCTAAACACATAAAAGATGTTAGGGTTGGttagtactacacatagaattctTGAAGCAGCGAAAACCTTAAAAACATGCAGGACTAATCCATCTATTGTATccaccttaaaaaaaaataaaaaataaaaaggccaAGGTGCAGTCAACAAACAGAAGAATCTTATGTTAGTCAAGTTCTACAAAAGGCTGTCTGAATAGTCTAAAGAGCATATGCTATTTTCAGATAGACAAAACTTGAGCTCTATTATACATCAAAAAAGGCATCAAATAATGTCCCACATAGTAATGTTTATGGCAACACCACTAACCGTGAAATTTGCAAGACGTGGAGAATGTAGGTCTTTTGTAATGAAAACTTATCACATCTGAGCGGTGCAGGGGTACCTCACCACTTATATGCTACAGATTAGTGGACAAAAGCTATACTTCCAGAATGTGAAAATGTAAACACTATTCACAAATGGTGGGCATGATTAAGGTGCGCAGGAAATGCATGTTTTGGACTGGCATTATGTAGTTTATACACGCATTGCATACACAATAGTGCAATGTTCTCTCTACAAGCCGCATGAGCATACAGAGTTACACAAAGTAATATCACCGTTGAAGTTGATAGCATGCATGCAGCATGTTCCCTGAATGGTTATCAGGTTAGGTTGGACTGGCTTTTTAATTCTAAATAACGTATACATTAGCTGCAGTCAATTAGGTGTGAATTCCATCTTGTATGCAcatttcatgcaaattgtatgcatcttGGAAATCGTTGAATCAGAAACAGCAGAAAGTGAATTTGATTAGCTCAATCCCAAACGGTATACAATTTCCACTTATTGTgtaatttgcatcttattgaccagtcTCTAACCCCCCCATACATGACCTTATAGTCATTTGTCCATTGAAATCTTGAGCTAATTGTTAAGGGGAAGACAAAACTAGGGGCTAGAAGCCACCAGAGcgcttagggagcgctttaaaatgctagcaatttccctaaacgctctgccaatgtaaatggatgggacaaaattccacagtagcgatttcgGTTTGCAAAAtcccaatcacaggacatgcagcattttgggagagtttgcgcttcaatgtaaagtattgaagcgctggcaaatcgctcatgaatcactacacagagatttgtgtgtgattttaaaatTAAAGcaaactatataaaaaaaataaataaattaaaaaacgaCCAGAgttgaaatcgctaatcgcaatcacaatagttggcaaaaagcttacagttTTTAAAATTGCTTCCAAAAATCACCAGAAACAGTTCATGAAATAGCTTTCAAATTGCTAATTCAAAACGCTATGcgacttgtagtgggttccaggccttaatctgttttggggatgtggtagGAGATCAGGGTGCCTGAAAAaactcacgcagacacagggaggacatacaaactccatgcagggaggacatacaaactctacGGCGCAACTGAACACAATGCAGATGCTATGAATTTTTGTGCATCTCCTGTCCACCtgtgttaagcccaatctacacgatatgattctttgtgtgattcgattacgattctatttacgatccgattaaatccaacatgtccgatcgggattcgattcagtacgatttgccattgcaaaacaatggcaaattgaatcgaattccgatcggacatgtcggacttaatcagatcgtaaatagaatcctaaccgaatcgcacaaagaatcataccgtgtagattgggctttacagaGCAATGTAAAGGGAAGGGTCACATTTGAAGCCTTGTAAAAAAaagtcgcaaaaaaaaaaaaaactttccagcaGCTGAATCTGCATTCTTGGCCCACagccagttgtaaacagctgtcagCAATAGGGAATGCACACGTTGCACGATAAAAAGCAGCCTAGCCAACTTTTTCATCACAATTGTGTTCCAACACCACTAGGGACCGCTCTCACCTTATGTGGTAGCTGCAATGACCCACAGACAGCACCACTAGCGTAATATCCAATTCACTAGCACTCTGTTCCCTTGGATCTTCTCAAtcctttttgtttttatatgtgttacagccaaaaccagaaatcggccaattctagaattggccggccgtttttagaactggccgatttgacgtcggccaaagtccaaaatgctgggaatttctgacattggccggccagttctagaagcgGCCAAAGTCagttggccaaagtccaaaacgcacagatcccagaacatcctgggtcctgtccagcaccatgaatggcactcggaacctcctctctgctctgaaagatacacaacagcataatacccttcacaggaaaaaaaaaacgttctttgtcacagcgaatacacaatcctgcaacaaatcagcagcgtgtctacttcttgACGAAAGCAGACAAATTTATCATCCTGCGctttaaaattagctgctctgccgcggcagtcgagtgacacaggggagagatcaaattacagtggtgattagtgatGGCTGGGTGCGCttctctgggcgctttgcatggctgggggcttttctgggtgctttgcatggctggggggggggggggggggctcgctgGGCGCGTTGCATGGCGGGGGCttcactgggcactttgcattgctggggtgctttgcatggctgggggggcttcgctgggtgcgttgcatggcggggggggggggggggcttcactgggcactttgcattgctgggggtgcttcaatgcacactttgcatggctggggtgcttcactGAGCACTTTGtattgctgggggtgctttgcatggctggggtgcttcactGAGCACTTTGCTGCTGCATTGCTGGGGGTGATTTGcatgtacggggggggggggggctgcgcactttgcatggctggggtgcttcactaggtgctttgcatggtggggggggggggggctgcactgcgcactttgcatggctgcgggtgctttgtatggggggggctgcgcactttgtatggctgggggtgctttgcatggctggagggggggcgctttttggctgagaggggggggggctttcgtGTGCGCCGGGAGAGTTGCCTGCactactcacagacctcagatcacggcgaccgaagaggcggggagaagcggagagaggcagagcagcgcgcacgctaccTGCCCGGACCtatacacttcacatgcggaagtgccaaATGACTGGCGCTTCCGCACTGAAGTGTTCACGTCCTGCGGGTAACTTGTGTGCTTTGCCTCTCTCCGCCTCTTCGGtctggtcgccctgatctgaggtttgattagtgcaggcagcgggggagagccgagggagcaggacttcgggacttggccggccacatacagccacaacgagttctggccggccaaagtccgaatgaggggacatttctcacattggccgcatcagcggccacttctcgttttgaccggccagaacccgaagtggccagacttcgggttctggccgtaacatatgcaTGCATACGAAGTCAAACGCCTCATTGCGCAGACTGTTTATCACCCTTCTACCATCGCCTGGTCAACCACTGTATCACCATGCACCTTAGGGCTCAGTCACCCACCATCAAAAATCACCTGTGTACCCCACaccaaagaattttttttctttttttttgtgtttcaataatttttattgggttttgtaAAATAAGAAGCATACACCAACTGTATCAACATTGAGTAACTTCAACAAAGAAAAGCAGAAATTATTGCCTTAAACAAAAACTAGACAATAAAATTTTGTAGGTGAGATAATTACAAGGATTGACAGTAAAACTGAAATATGTTCAGGTACACTTGGatttattattttaaagagagaacccgaggtgtgtttaaagaatgttatctgcatacagaggctggatctgcctacacagcccagcctctgttgctatcccaaaccccactaaggtccccctgcactctgcaatccctcataaatcacagccatgctgtgaggctgtgtttacatctgtagtgtcagtctcagctgctcccccgcctcctgcatagctccggtccctgcccccgtcccttccctctaatcagccaggggagggaagggatgcaggcggggactggagtctgcaggaggcgggtagagcagcagactgacactatagagataaacacagccagctctgacaagctgtttgtcagcagcgtggctgtgatttataagggattgcagagtgcagggggaccttaggggggtttgggatagcaacagaggctgggctgtataggcagatccagccactgtatgcagataatattcttcaaacccacctcgggttctttttaaccttatgattaaaaaaaaaaaaaacaaacaaaaaccacaATTTTCCTCTAGCAAGATATTACTACCCAGATCTGGTGTGTAGTGAAAACAAAATGGCAGCTTCCACTTGGAAACACCCCGTTTTTTTAAAGCAAAtggcataaataaataaaggacaCTTTCTCAATATTGTTTTAATAATTACGGTTATAAGCTACATAACAAATGTTATGTAGCATTTCATGAATGCAAAACATACATTAAAGCTCAGAATAGTTACATACAAGTCTGCGCTAAGCTACAAAATATACAAGGCAGTCACATGGGGTAGACTGCACTTGTAATTACTTTAAAATgagagtaatggcccatactcacgagggacttttgtcgcctcaacacgcggcgcgcgcgtgttgcggcgacaggtcgcccgtgagtatgggccgtcgcacgcgcgcgcaccccaaactgtcgcccgccgctcatgtcgccatgcgattgaaagtttccaatcgcatggcgacagtcgccgccgcacctcccccgcaactgtcgctagtccgcgtgagtacgcggactagcgacagcaacctccattgtatcaaatggagcttccggcgggggggaggaggaacgtcggcgacagcttccgcctcgccgctggtccctcttccgcgtgtgtacgcggagggacctggcgagaagctgtcgccggcctgtcgcccacacgctcacgtgtgctggcgacaggcaacatttgcagcccgtgagtacgggccttaacTAGGCCTGTAAGCCAACAGCCATGTGCTGATATGGATGCCTTCAATTCCCCTGAAGCCAACAACCTACCATGCATTACTAAGAAAATGCACTCAATTAGAGCTTGCATATAAAAATTCTTCAGATGAGTGCTCtagaatttaaagagactccgtaacaaaaattgcatcctgttttttatcatcctacaagttccaaaagctattctaatgtgttctggctaactgcagcactttctactaacacagtctctgtaataaatcaatgtatctttcccctgtcagacttgtcggcctgtgtctggaaggctgccaagttcttcagtgttgtggttctgctatgaactcccctttatgcacactgcctgtgtgttatttaggattagagcagcttttctcttctctctcttatctttaacaagctggataaatcgtcctctaagctggctgggctttcacatactgaggaattacaaacaagggcaaagctgtttgcaggaagaaaagagcagcctgaaacttcagtgcatgggggaaagaaacacacaaatgatctcttgagattcaaaagaaaggctgtatacagcctgcttgtgtttggatgtattttctatgtgtggacatactgtacatcaacctacttcctgttttggtggccattttgtttataaacaaacttttaaaaactgtttttaaccacttttaatgcggcgaggagcggcgaaattgtgacagagggtaataggagatgtcccctaacgcactggtatgtttacttttcagcgattttaacaatacagattctctttaaagaaaaggtGTGCTTACACTACTGCTTAAATATATAGGTCTAATGTATTGTAGAACTCTGCACCACTTCAGCAATTAATCATAATTTATTGTAGCATAAAAatacaaatctctctctctctctctctctctctctctctctctctctctctctctctctctctctctctctctctctctctctctctctctctctctctctctctctctctctctctctctctctctctctctctctctctctctctctctctctctctctctctctctctctctctctctctctctctctctctctctctctctctctctctctctctctctctctctctctctctctctctctctctctctctctctctctctctctcgtgtgcataattaggcaacttcctttcctttggcaaaatgggtcaaaagaagcacttgacaggctcagaaaagtcaaaaatagtgagatatcttgcagagggatgcagcactcttaaaattgcaaagcttctgaagcgtgatcatcgaaaaagcaagcgattcattcaaaatagtcaacagggtcgcaagaagtgtgtggaaaaaccaaggcgcaaaataactgccaatGAACTGagaaaaagtcaagcgtgcagctgccaagatgtcacttgccaccagtttggccatatttcagagctgcaacatcactggagtgcccaaaagcacaaggtgtgcaatactcagagacatggccaaggtaagaaaggctgaaagacgaccaccactgaacaagacacaagctgaaacgtcaagactgggccaagaaatatctcatgactgatttttctaaggttttatggactgatgaaatgagagtgagtcttgatgggccagatgaatgggcccgtggctggattggtaaagggctccagtccgactcagacaccagcaaggtggaggtggagtactggtttgggctggtatcatctaagatgagcttgtggggcttttttgggttgaggatggagtcaagctcaactcccaatcctactgccagtttctggaagacaccttctacaagcagtggtacagaacaagtctgcatccttcaagaaaaacatgattttcatgcaggacaatgctccatcacacgcgtccaagtactccacagcatggctggcaagaaagggtataaaagaagaaaactaatgacatggcctccttgttcaccagatctgaacccattgagaataagtttttgaacccctaccaaccattaagagttctggctcccacagagtggttagacacttctactcaattagtcaccctcattaaggacacctgtcttaactagtcacctgtataaaagacacctgtccacagaataaaTCATCAAGCAGActtcaaactctccaacatgggaaagaccaaagagctgtccaaggatgtcagagacaaaattgtagacctgcacaaggctggaatgggctacaaaaccattagcaagaagctgggagaaaaggtgacaactgttggtgcgattgttcgaaaatggaaggagcacaaaatgaccatcaatcgacctcgctctggggctccacgcaagatctcacctcgtggggtgtcagtggttctgagaaaggtgaaaaagcatcctagaactacacgggaggagttagtgaatgacctcaaattagcagggaccacagtcaccaagaaaaccattggaaacacattacaccgcaatggattaaaatcctgcagggctcgcaggtccccctgctcaagaaggcacatgtgcaggcccgtctgaagtttgccaatgaacacctgaatgattctgtgagtgactgggagaaggtgctgtggtctgatgagaccaaaatagagctctttggcattaactcaactcgctgtgtttggaggaaggaaatgctgcctatgacccccaaaacaccgtccccaccgtcacgcatgggggtggaaacattttgctttgggggtgtttttctgctaagggcacaggacaacttaatcgcattaacgggaaaatggacggagccatgtatcgtgaaatcctgacgacacctccttccctctgccaggaaaactgaaaatgggtcgtggatgggtgttccagcacaacaatgacccaaaacatacagcaaaggcaacaaaggagtggctcaagaagaagcacattaaggtcatggagtggcctagtcagtctccagaccttaatccaatagaaaacctatggagggagctcaagctcagagttgcacagagacagcctcaaaaccttaggatttagagatgatctgcaaagaggagtggaccaacattcctcctaaaatgtgtgcaaacttggt from Hyperolius riggenbachi isolate aHypRig1 chromosome 5, aHypRig1.pri, whole genome shotgun sequence encodes the following:
- the LOC137518468 gene encoding uncharacterized protein is translated as MDARKLQDQETSDLSDSSNRSRSCLVCKVVLPTSWTKASCQGCITKLINEENTASCKEFMTTMRHEMVETFRAFRENLPTGSAPVVPPVAVIPKENPKPRKALVKTTRRLISSDEEEEEEIQDVLPGGQVNRDLSQDDMSDQSDTDEKLMFSRFRFLVEETDELVRAIHTTLNINQTTPAPVSIHDKLYSGMDPTPHLNFPVHPSTKNLINTQWKYPEKKLFISRGFRKRFPFSEEDAKLWEGCPKLDAAFSLMNRENELAFEDLGFLKDPADKKIDLSLKKAYTAAVTNFKPAAATTCVSRTTLLWIERVEELVKTDAPKKDILEALSVVKKSNNYVTDASTESLRVTAKTTALVNNARRNLWLKTWDGSQSSKSKACNLPFTGDLLFGPQLQEVLEKTASRKLSFPKKKKFKPNRPFFRRNNQARDKGVQKRRTWPLNKEGPRRTPLHKPAEPQSKHQ